One window of Acipenser ruthenus chromosome 17, fAciRut3.2 maternal haplotype, whole genome shotgun sequence genomic DNA carries:
- the LOC117423708 gene encoding neutral cholesterol ester hydrolase 1-like — translation MKSTLCVVVFCSVLAAYYIYIPLPHTISEPWKLMMLDATFRGVQHLGNLAHSLGLSHHIKVLNFAVTFFGMLSPTSSEGVRVTDTVFDGVQVRVFEATRGSNSELKRSVVYIHGGGWSLGSARMQSYDYLCRKMAEDLNAVVVSVDYRLAPEVHFPEQYNDAYLATKQFLLPEVLAKYSVDPNRVAVSGDSAGGNLAAAVSQQLALDSSVTNKPKLQSLIYPVLQALDFNTPSYQQNRDVPILYRPLMIKFWLEYLNGDPSFIHSLLVNNHTSLDLSQVATSREKVNWTLLLPSTLKKHYKPVVQATGTPKVIQEVPALLDVRAAPLIADEDVLKLLPQTYVLTCEHDVLRDDGIMYARRLEQAGIRVTHDHYEDGFHGCMIFGIWPTYFSVGIRTMHNYIKWLDQNL, via the exons ATGAAGTCGActctgtgtgttgttgttttctgttctgttctcgCAGCGTATTACATCTACATTCCGCTGCCGCATACAATCTCAGAACCTTGGAAACTCATGATGCTGGATGCGACATTCCGGGGTGTGCAGCATTTG GGTAACCTGGCACACAGTCTGGGGCTGAGCCACCACATCAAGGTACTCAATTTTGCGGTGACATTTTTTGGAATGCTCAGTCCCACGTCCAGTGAAGGGGTCAGAGTGACGGACACCGTGTTTGATGGGGTGCAGGTCAGGGTGTTTGAAGCTACCAGGGGGAgcaacagtgaattaaagagaaGTGTTGTTTACATACACGGAGGAGGATGGTCCCTAGGCAGTGCAA GGATGCAGTCCTATGATTATCTTTGCAGGAAAATGGCAGAAGATCTgaatgctgttgttgtttctgttgA TTACAGATTGGCCCCAGAGGTGCATTTCCCAGAGCAGTACAATGATGCTTATCTTGCCACCAAACAATTTCTACTTCCAGAGGTGCTGGCTAAATATTCAGTGGACCCCAATAGAGTGGCTGTGTCTGGAGACAGTGCAGGAGGGAACCTGGCCGCTGCTGTGTCTCAACAG CTTGCTCTGGACAGCAGTGTCACCAATAAACCCAAGCTTCAGTCTTTAATCTACCCGGTGCTCCAAGCCCTGGATTTCAACACTCCCTCCTACCAGCAGAATAGAGATGTACCTATCCTTTACCGTCCACTCATGATCAAATTCTGGCTAGAATACCTGAATGGGGACCCAAGCTTTATCCACTCATTGTTGGTCAATAACCACACCTCCTTGGACCTTAGCCAAGTCGCCACTAGCCGTGAAAAAGTCAACTGGACCTTGCTCTTGCCATCCACATTAAAGAAGCATTACAAGCCGGTAGTCCAGGCCACGGGAACCCCCAAGGTCATCCAGGAGGTTCCTGCTCTGCTGGATGTCAGAGCCGCACCCCTGATTGCTGACGAGGACGTCCTTAAACTGCTGCCCCAGACGTACGTCCTGACTTGTGAACATGATGTCTTGAGGGATGACGGGATCATGTATGCCAGGCGCCTAGAGCAAGCTGGAATCCGCGTGACCCATGACCATTATGAAGATGGGTTTCACGGCTGCATGATATTTGGAATATGGCCCACTTACTTTTCCGTTGGCATTCGGACCATGCACAACTACATCAAGTGGCTAGACCAAAATCTGTAG